One region of Jatrophihabitans cynanchi genomic DNA includes:
- a CDS encoding alpha,alpha-trehalose-phosphate synthase (UDP-forming) yields MTDPGSAPLLVASNRGPLSVVSVEDGDDEIRRGSGGLVSGMQAALASTPDAVWVCAAMNERERTLSRQAPRGRLSQLDFAANALHGDFDVRMLPIDAQTFRAAYNGVANSTLWFVLHMLYELPKAPNFDASWRRQWLSYVRYNQAFAEALAEEAAPNARVMVQDYHLFLVPRMVRTLRPDVRIGHFTHTPWVSPDYFTMLPDDVAHAVVDGVLGADVVGFHTQRWADLFTACCRTVLGREPEGVRVFPLGTDPDEMKKVAWRRDVESALKTLDAEVGDCRVIGRVDRTELSKNVWRGLLAYRELLRRYPQWRGRVVHAVFNNPSREDLPAYREYTASIERLTSDIEEEFATDDWTPVLLEIADDYPAALAALRRSDVVFINSVRDGMNLVVLEALVISEHSPAVVLSREAGAADVLGGDALVVNPFDVSATADALHAALSMRRDDRTARAERMRRAATALPPTEWFRAQLDALD; encoded by the coding sequence ATGACTGATCCCGGCTCGGCCCCGCTGCTCGTCGCGTCCAATCGAGGCCCGCTGTCGGTGGTGTCGGTCGAGGACGGCGATGATGAGATCCGGCGCGGCAGCGGCGGTCTGGTGTCCGGGATGCAGGCGGCGCTGGCCAGCACGCCGGACGCGGTGTGGGTGTGCGCGGCGATGAACGAGCGGGAGCGGACGCTTTCGCGGCAGGCTCCGCGCGGGCGGCTCTCGCAACTGGACTTCGCCGCCAACGCCCTGCACGGCGACTTCGACGTGCGGATGCTGCCGATCGACGCGCAGACGTTTCGCGCCGCCTACAACGGGGTGGCCAACTCGACGCTGTGGTTCGTGCTGCACATGCTGTACGAGTTGCCGAAGGCACCGAACTTCGACGCGTCCTGGCGGCGGCAGTGGCTGTCGTACGTGCGCTACAACCAGGCGTTCGCCGAGGCGCTGGCCGAGGAGGCCGCGCCGAACGCCCGGGTGATGGTCCAGGACTATCACCTGTTCCTCGTGCCGCGCATGGTTCGCACGCTGCGCCCGGACGTCCGGATCGGGCACTTCACGCACACCCCGTGGGTGTCGCCGGACTACTTCACGATGCTTCCGGACGATGTCGCACACGCGGTCGTCGACGGTGTCCTGGGTGCTGACGTCGTCGGCTTCCACACCCAGCGCTGGGCGGACCTGTTCACGGCGTGCTGCCGGACGGTTTTGGGTCGCGAGCCGGAGGGCGTGCGGGTGTTCCCGCTCGGCACCGATCCGGACGAGATGAAGAAGGTCGCGTGGCGTCGTGATGTCGAGAGTGCGCTGAAGACGCTGGACGCTGAAGTGGGCGACTGCCGGGTGATCGGCCGGGTCGACCGTACCGAGCTGTCGAAGAACGTGTGGCGCGGGCTGCTGGCCTACCGCGAGTTGCTTCGGCGCTACCCACAGTGGCGCGGTCGGGTGGTGCACGCGGTGTTCAACAACCCGTCCCGCGAGGACTTGCCGGCGTACCGCGAGTACACGGCGTCGATCGAGCGACTCACGAGTGACATCGAGGAGGAGTTCGCGACCGACGACTGGACGCCTGTCCTGCTCGAGATCGCCGACGACTATCCGGCTGCGTTGGCAGCGCTGCGCCGCAGCGACGTGGTGTTCATCAACTCGGTGCGTGACGGGATGAATCTCGTCGTCCTCGAGGCGCTGGTGATATCCGAACACAGCCCGGCGGTCGTGTTGTCGCGTGAGGCCGGTGCGGCCGACGTGCTCGGCGGCGACGCCCTGGTGGTGAACCCGTTCGACGTGTCGGCCACTGCTGACGCGCTGCACGCCGCGTTGAGCATGCGGCGCGACGACCGTACCGCCCGCGCCGAGCGGATGCGGCGCGCTGCGACCGCGTTGCCGCCGACCGAGTGGTTCCGCGCGCAGCTGGATGCCCTCGACTGA
- a CDS encoding DUF4288 domain-containing protein, translating into MTTGLGSAVPWFAVRCIFAIGRGDDDEVHTYEERITLWRASHFDEAIALAEAEATEYATAIEGGRMPTWALPSVTSSRTWWAKVLRCSR; encoded by the coding sequence ATGACGACCGGGCTCGGCAGCGCTGTGCCATGGTTCGCGGTGCGCTGCATCTTCGCGATCGGGCGTGGCGATGACGACGAGGTTCACACCTACGAGGAGCGGATCACGCTCTGGCGGGCGTCGCACTTCGACGAGGCGATCGCCCTCGCCGAGGCTGAAGCAACCGAGTACGCGACGGCGATCGAGGGGGGCCGGATGCCTACCTGGGCCTTGCCCAGTGTTACCAGCTCGCGGACGTGGTGGGCCAAGGTGCTGAGGTGTTCTCGTTGA
- a CDS encoding HNH endonuclease signature motif containing protein, whose product MAEDALLADAQFVDLPIETAALPVAATIARLREYAHFAGEGPPIAADPRCTPPFLSYLRATFQYMFEAADPVGAVASIRAGVDALLASDLTALSRDGLLELTRELERQARRIPAVDHRVVAELDERNLAGELACANTATLLHDLLQLHPREAKARVTAARELTERHALSGDILPPVCPAVAAAQRAGTISPAHAKVIGELMHWLAAEHDRAFGAELEQCLVEHAAQLDPLQLARAVTRLKARLDPDGPESRDRENQRRRGVTISPNPDGTGELRGHLTAATTAIWQAIFDSLAAPRPSTEHGRDDRSAAQRRHDALHDAGLRLLRTGTLPDCGGTPVTVQVTVRAEDLRNRTGLADTAHGDTISIAELLHLAAEAEIIPVVLDDAGGVLAYGRTRRYATPAQRRPLAARDRGCSFPGCTIPPAWTEVHHVTPWNDGGRTDLDETTLVCDFHHDNHEQAGWTCQMINKIPNWIPPPWIDPDQRPRRNTAHHVEITFDIDPDLARAVHPPIRT is encoded by the coding sequence GTGGCGGAGGACGCCCTACTAGCAGACGCGCAGTTCGTCGACCTTCCGATCGAGACAGCGGCGCTGCCGGTCGCGGCGACGATCGCACGCCTGCGTGAGTACGCGCACTTCGCGGGTGAGGGCCCACCGATTGCGGCCGACCCACGGTGCACTCCGCCGTTTTTGTCGTACCTTCGGGCTACATTCCAATACATGTTCGAGGCAGCGGATCCGGTGGGCGCGGTTGCGTCGATCCGTGCCGGGGTCGATGCGCTGCTGGCCTCGGACTTGACGGCGCTGTCTCGTGATGGGTTGTTGGAGCTGACCCGGGAGTTGGAGCGGCAGGCCCGCCGGATCCCGGCGGTCGATCACCGGGTGGTCGCCGAACTGGACGAACGGAACCTGGCCGGTGAGCTGGCCTGCGCGAACACCGCGACCCTGTTGCACGATCTGCTGCAGCTGCACCCGCGCGAGGCGAAGGCCCGCGTGACGGCGGCGCGTGAGCTGACCGAGCGGCACGCGCTGTCCGGGGACATTCTGCCGCCGGTGTGCCCGGCTGTGGCCGCGGCACAACGCGCCGGAACCATCTCCCCCGCACACGCGAAGGTGATCGGCGAGCTGATGCACTGGCTCGCCGCCGAACACGACCGCGCCTTCGGCGCCGAGCTGGAACAGTGCCTCGTCGAGCACGCCGCCCAGCTGGACCCGCTGCAACTGGCCCGCGCCGTCACCCGGCTCAAAGCCCGGCTCGACCCGGACGGACCCGAATCCCGCGACCGCGAGAACCAGCGCCGCCGCGGCGTCACGATCAGCCCCAACCCGGACGGCACTGGCGAACTGCGAGGACACCTGACCGCTGCGACCACCGCGATCTGGCAGGCGATCTTCGACTCGCTCGCGGCACCACGACCCAGCACGGAACACGGCCGAGACGACCGCAGCGCGGCACAACGCCGACACGACGCCCTGCACGACGCCGGACTGCGACTACTGCGCACCGGCACCCTGCCCGACTGCGGTGGCACCCCGGTCACCGTCCAGGTCACCGTCCGCGCCGAAGACCTGCGCAACCGCACCGGCCTGGCCGACACCGCACACGGCGACACCATCAGCATCGCCGAACTGCTGCACCTCGCCGCCGAGGCCGAGATCATCCCGGTAGTGCTGGACGACGCGGGCGGGGTTCTCGCCTACGGCCGCACCCGCCGATACGCCACCCCGGCACAACGCCGCCCCCTAGCCGCCCGCGACCGAGGCTGCTCCTTCCCCGGCTGCACCATCCCACCCGCCTGGACCGAGGTCCACCACGTCACACCCTGGAACGACGGCGGCCGCACCGACCTCGACGAAACCACCCTCGTCTGCGACTTCCACCACGACAACCACGAGCAGGCCGGCTGGACCTGCCAGATGATCAACAAGATCCCCAACTGGATCCCACCACCCTGGATCGACCCCGACCAGAGACCCCGACGCAACACCGCCCACCACGTCGAGATCACCTTCGACATCGATCCCGACCTGGCCCGAGCGGTACACCCGCCGATCCGAACCTGA
- the otsB gene encoding trehalose-phosphatase: MDLSELTAAVRADLSHALVALDFDGTLAPIVPDPADSRPVDGTVGALSALAGRGAQVAIITGRDAHTVLELSGLAVVPGLIVEGLYGAESWRDGELTSPPTPEAIEQLRQRLPGIVATGDKNVWIEDKRLSLVVHGRLARDPDAALAPLRAPVLALAAELGFEVHDGRGVIELRLPGFDKAGALRRLVDLVRPSSVLFAGDDVGDLPAFAAVRSMRSSGAAAYGVGVRSSEVPELADSADVLVDGPGGVLELLTALVG, translated from the coding sequence GTGGATCTCTCCGAGTTGACCGCCGCTGTCCGCGCCGACCTGTCGCACGCGCTGGTCGCACTCGACTTCGACGGCACGCTCGCGCCCATCGTTCCCGACCCGGCCGACTCACGACCTGTCGACGGGACGGTGGGCGCGCTCAGCGCACTCGCCGGCCGCGGGGCGCAGGTCGCGATCATCACCGGCCGGGACGCGCACACGGTGCTCGAGCTGAGCGGCCTGGCCGTGGTGCCCGGCCTGATCGTGGAGGGCCTGTACGGCGCGGAGAGCTGGCGCGACGGCGAACTCACCTCTCCCCCGACCCCGGAAGCGATCGAGCAGTTGCGACAGCGACTGCCGGGCATCGTTGCCACGGGCGACAAGAACGTGTGGATCGAGGACAAGCGGCTCTCGCTCGTCGTCCACGGCCGGTTGGCGCGCGACCCGGACGCCGCGCTTGCACCGCTGCGGGCCCCGGTCCTCGCGTTGGCCGCCGAGCTCGGGTTCGAGGTGCACGACGGACGGGGCGTCATCGAGTTGCGGCTGCCCGGATTCGACAAAGCGGGGGCGCTGCGCCGGCTGGTCGACCTCGTCCGGCCGTCGTCGGTGCTGTTCGCCGGTGACGACGTCGGTGACCTGCCGGCGTTCGCTGCGGTGCGGTCGATGCGTTCATCCGGAGCGGCCGCGTACGGGGTCGGCGTGCGGTCGTCGGAGGTTCCCGAGCTTGCGGACTCCGCGGACGTCCTCGTCGACGGGCCGGGCGGGGTTCTGGAGCTGCTGACCGCGCTGGTGGGGTAG
- a CDS encoding L,D-transpeptidase has protein sequence MAKWLGAVAVLAAALAAGCATGHVARHVTNAGGNAAANSPVADSTLHTVPGAPASAERPAPTKAPEPNHCARNKARQLVLVSIRAQHAWLCARSRTVYSTAVTTGMSGPDTRTPTGKYTIQSRNKNSVLTLSNGDRYNVKYWIPFDAPLFGFHDSSWQHFPYGSAQYKTDGSHGCVHMPLAAMKFLYGWARVGANVDIRA, from the coding sequence GTGGCGAAATGGCTCGGCGCGGTCGCTGTGCTGGCCGCAGCGCTTGCGGCAGGGTGCGCCACCGGTCACGTCGCACGCCATGTGACGAACGCCGGCGGCAACGCGGCAGCGAACAGCCCGGTGGCCGACAGCACGCTGCACACCGTCCCGGGCGCGCCGGCCAGCGCCGAGCGACCGGCTCCCACCAAGGCACCGGAGCCGAATCACTGTGCCCGAAACAAGGCGCGCCAACTCGTCCTGGTCAGCATCCGCGCCCAGCACGCCTGGCTCTGCGCGCGCAGCAGGACGGTCTACAGCACCGCCGTCACCACCGGCATGAGCGGCCCCGACACGCGCACCCCCACCGGCAAGTACACGATCCAGAGCCGCAACAAGAACTCGGTGCTCACGCTCAGCAACGGCGACCGGTACAACGTCAAGTACTGGATCCCGTTCGACGCCCCGCTGTTCGGGTTCCACGACTCGAGCTGGCAGCACTTCCCGTACGGCAGCGCGCAGTACAAGACGGACGGCTCGCACGGCTGCGTGCACATGCCGCTGGCCGCGATGAAGTTCCTGTACGGCTGGGCGCGGGTCGGCGCGAACGTCGACATCCGCGCCTGA
- the dnaE gene encoding DNA polymerase III subunit alpha, with amino-acid sequence MLDGAARLTELFAETARQQMSALAMTDHGNVFGAYDFYSKAKSAGIKPIIGMEAYLTPNTSRYERTRVRWNNGGSDDVSGGGAFTHMTLLAESTAGMHNLFRLSSRSSLEGFFYKPRADRELLAEYANGLIGTTGCPSGEIQTWLRIGDYEKARASAAEFQDIFGKGNFYLELMDHGLEIETRVREGLLRLARDLALPMIATNDSHYTHPGDAAAHEVLLCVGTGKTMADPNRFKLDGDGYYLKSPAEMRSLWADKHDLREACDNTLLIAERCEVSFTEGSGTYMPQFPLPPGEDESSWFVKEVERGLVARYPGGIPEHVRKQADYEVEMILRMGFPSYFLVTADLIGWAREHGIRVGPGRGSAAGSLVAYAMRITELDPLEHGLIFERFLNPDRVSMPDIDIDFDERRRGEVLAYVTAKYGDDRVAQVVTYGTIKAKQAVKDASRVLGYPFSMGDRITKAMPPAVMAKDVPLNKIFDPAHERYKEGAEFRALVEADQEVARVFETAKGLEGLKRQWGVHACAVIMSSAPLTDVIPIMKREQDGAIITQFDYPTCESLGLLKMDFLGLRNLTVIDDALRNIEANRGERLVIEDVAVDDKTTFELLARGDTLGVFQLDGGPMRALLRSMRPDNFEDISAVGALYRPGPMGANSHNEYADRKNGRKPVIPIHPELAEPLAEILDDTYGLIVYQEQVMAIAQKVAGYSLGAADLLRRAMGKKKKAELDKQQAGFFAGMRERGYSDQAIQTLWDILLPFSDYAFNKAHSAAYGVISYWTAYLKANYPAEYMAALLTSVKDDKDKMAIYLAECRRMGIKVLAPCVNSSDADFTPTGTDIRFGLAAIRNVGANVVSSIVATRKAKGEFADFGDFLRKVDAVVCNKRTIEGLIKGGAFDSLGHVRRGLINVYEPAVDAVLDTKRAEAIGQFDLFGSLGEDAVGGEDVFAVRVPDGEWDKKVLLQFEREMLGLYVSDHPLFGLEHILGAHADMTIAAVHAESTGERQKVTLAGILSSVNRRVTKAGAPWAQVVLEDLEGSIEVMFFPSSYAQVALNIAEDAIVAITGHTDAREDTVKLIGSELVVLDTTEGPRGPVSVRIEATRCTPPLVERLKDVLSAHPGTTEVHLHLQGRNNLRLAIDRRVTPSPALMGDLKALLGPSAVSA; translated from the coding sequence ATGCTCGACGGTGCCGCCCGGCTCACCGAACTGTTCGCCGAGACCGCGCGGCAGCAGATGTCCGCGCTGGCGATGACCGACCACGGCAACGTGTTCGGCGCGTACGACTTCTACAGCAAGGCCAAGAGTGCGGGCATCAAACCGATCATCGGCATGGAGGCCTACCTCACCCCGAACACCAGCCGCTACGAACGCACCCGGGTGCGTTGGAACAACGGCGGCAGCGACGACGTCAGTGGCGGCGGCGCGTTCACGCACATGACCCTGCTGGCCGAGTCGACCGCGGGCATGCACAACCTGTTCCGGCTCTCGTCGCGTTCGTCGCTGGAAGGCTTCTTCTACAAGCCGCGTGCCGATCGCGAACTGCTTGCCGAATACGCGAACGGGTTGATCGGGACCACCGGCTGCCCGTCCGGTGAGATCCAAACCTGGCTGCGTATCGGCGACTACGAGAAGGCCCGGGCCAGTGCCGCCGAGTTCCAGGACATCTTCGGCAAGGGCAACTTCTACCTCGAGCTGATGGACCACGGGCTGGAGATCGAGACGCGGGTCCGCGAAGGGCTACTGCGCCTGGCGCGCGACCTCGCCCTGCCGATGATCGCCACGAACGACTCGCACTACACCCACCCCGGCGATGCGGCCGCGCACGAGGTACTCCTGTGCGTCGGCACCGGCAAGACGATGGCCGACCCGAACCGGTTCAAACTGGACGGCGACGGCTACTACCTCAAGAGCCCGGCCGAGATGCGCTCGCTGTGGGCCGACAAGCACGATCTGCGCGAGGCGTGCGACAACACGCTGCTGATAGCCGAGCGCTGCGAGGTGAGCTTCACCGAAGGCAGCGGCACCTACATGCCGCAGTTCCCGCTGCCGCCGGGGGAGGACGAGAGTTCCTGGTTCGTCAAGGAGGTCGAACGCGGCCTCGTGGCGCGCTACCCGGGCGGCATCCCGGAGCACGTGCGGAAGCAGGCCGACTACGAGGTCGAGATGATCTTGCGGATGGGCTTCCCCAGCTACTTCCTGGTGACCGCCGACCTGATCGGCTGGGCCCGCGAGCACGGCATCCGGGTCGGCCCGGGCCGCGGCTCGGCAGCCGGCTCGCTGGTGGCGTACGCGATGCGCATCACCGAGCTCGACCCGCTGGAGCACGGGCTGATCTTCGAGCGGTTCCTGAACCCGGACCGCGTCTCGATGCCGGACATCGACATCGACTTCGACGAGCGCCGGCGCGGCGAGGTGCTCGCGTACGTGACCGCGAAGTACGGCGACGACCGCGTGGCGCAGGTGGTCACCTACGGAACGATCAAGGCCAAGCAGGCGGTCAAGGACGCCTCGCGGGTGCTCGGCTACCCGTTCTCGATGGGCGACCGGATCACCAAGGCGATGCCGCCGGCGGTGATGGCCAAGGACGTCCCGCTGAACAAGATCTTCGACCCGGCCCACGAGCGGTACAAGGAGGGCGCCGAGTTCCGCGCGCTCGTCGAGGCCGACCAGGAGGTCGCCCGGGTCTTCGAGACGGCGAAGGGCCTGGAGGGCCTCAAGCGGCAGTGGGGCGTGCACGCCTGCGCGGTGATCATGTCCAGCGCGCCGCTGACCGACGTCATCCCCATCATGAAGCGGGAGCAGGACGGCGCGATCATCACGCAGTTCGACTACCCGACCTGTGAATCGCTCGGCCTGCTCAAGATGGACTTCCTGGGGCTGCGCAACCTGACCGTGATCGACGACGCGCTGCGCAACATCGAGGCCAACCGCGGTGAACGGCTGGTGATCGAGGACGTCGCGGTCGACGACAAGACGACCTTCGAGCTGCTGGCGCGGGGCGACACGCTCGGCGTCTTCCAGCTGGACGGCGGCCCGATGCGGGCGTTACTGCGCTCGATGCGGCCGGACAACTTCGAGGACATCTCCGCGGTCGGTGCCCTGTACCGGCCCGGGCCGATGGGGGCGAACTCGCACAACGAGTACGCCGACCGCAAGAACGGGCGCAAGCCGGTGATCCCGATCCACCCCGAGCTCGCCGAACCGCTCGCGGAGATCCTGGACGACACCTACGGCCTGATCGTGTACCAGGAGCAGGTCATGGCGATCGCGCAGAAGGTGGCCGGGTACTCCCTCGGCGCCGCGGACCTGCTGCGGCGGGCGATGGGCAAGAAGAAGAAGGCCGAGCTGGACAAGCAGCAGGCAGGCTTCTTCGCCGGCATGCGCGAGCGCGGCTACTCCGATCAGGCCATCCAGACGCTGTGGGACATCCTGCTGCCGTTCTCGGACTACGCGTTCAACAAGGCGCACTCGGCCGCGTACGGCGTGATCTCCTACTGGACCGCGTACCTCAAGGCCAACTACCCGGCCGAGTACATGGCCGCGCTGCTCACGTCCGTCAAGGACGACAAGGACAAGATGGCGATCTACCTGGCCGAGTGCCGGCGGATGGGCATCAAGGTCCTGGCACCGTGCGTCAACTCCTCGGACGCCGACTTCACCCCGACCGGCACGGACATCCGCTTCGGGCTCGCCGCGATCCGCAATGTCGGCGCCAACGTGGTCAGCTCCATCGTCGCGACCCGCAAGGCGAAGGGGGAGTTCGCCGACTTCGGTGACTTCCTGCGCAAGGTCGACGCGGTCGTCTGCAACAAGCGCACCATCGAGGGACTGATCAAAGGCGGCGCGTTCGACTCGCTCGGGCACGTGCGCCGCGGGCTGATCAACGTGTACGAACCCGCGGTCGACGCGGTGCTGGACACCAAGCGCGCCGAGGCCATCGGCCAGTTCGACCTGTTCGGTTCCCTCGGCGAGGACGCGGTGGGCGGCGAGGACGTGTTCGCCGTCCGCGTCCCGGACGGCGAGTGGGACAAGAAGGTGCTGCTGCAGTTCGAGCGCGAGATGCTCGGGCTGTACGTCTCGGACCATCCGCTGTTCGGCCTGGAACACATCCTCGGCGCGCACGCCGACATGACCATCGCCGCGGTGCACGCCGAGTCCACCGGCGAGCGCCAGAAGGTGACGCTCGCCGGGATCTTGTCCTCGGTCAACCGGCGGGTGACCAAGGCCGGCGCGCCCTGGGCCCAGGTCGTGCTGGAGGACCTCGAAGGCTCGATCGAGGTGATGTTCTTCCCGTCCTCGTACGCACAGGTCGCGCTGAACATCGCCGAGGACGCGATCGTGGCGATCACCGGGCACACCGACGCCCGCGAGGACACCGTCAAGCTGATCGGCTCGGAGCTGGTCGTGCTGGACACCACCGAGGGACCGCGCGGCCCGGTGAGCGTGCGGATCGAGGCGACCCGGTGCACGCCGCCGCTGGTGGAGCGGCTCAAGGACGTGCTGAGCGCGCACCCCGGTACGACCGAGGTGCACCTGCACCTGCAGGGCCGCAACAACCTGCGGCTGGCGATCGACCGCCGGGTGACGCCGTCGCCCGCGCTGATGGGCGACCTCAAGGCACTGCTCGGCCCGTCCGCCGTGTCGGCGTAA
- a CDS encoding MFS transporter yields MITTRPAAPASATGTAHRPVLAVVCVALATVVAAVASLNVAIPSVARDLHASQTQLAWVIDAYALVFAALLLLGGAIGDRYGRRRALLAGLAVFGAGSAAAMAVSDPAWLIAMRAVLGVGAALVMPATLSTITGTFPDTQKARAVGTWAGVAGASAILGLFASGLLLEVWSWRAVFGLNVALAAVAFVATLRVIPESADPDAPRLDVGGALISVAGLGLLVYSIIEAPTAGWTSARTVLGLIAGVLVLAGFVRWESRRADPLLDPALFGHRAFAAGTLSLTMQFFAFFGFIFLVLQYLQWVHHDSPLVAALSLIPMALAMMPFARILAPRLAETVGASRVVPAGLVLGATGLVVLAQLDATSGYWLLLAGLLPLGSGMGLAMTPATAAVTDALPVDKQGVGSAMNDLSRELGGALGIAVLGSVLQSNYRGGLDFSAGMHDALLAGAGTVLAAAIAVAVLLRRR; encoded by the coding sequence GTGATCACCACCCGACCGGCGGCCCCCGCCTCCGCCACCGGCACCGCGCACCGTCCCGTGCTCGCCGTCGTCTGCGTGGCGTTGGCCACGGTCGTCGCCGCGGTCGCCTCGCTCAACGTGGCGATCCCCTCGGTGGCCCGCGACCTGCACGCATCCCAGACGCAGCTGGCCTGGGTGATCGACGCGTACGCCCTGGTGTTCGCCGCGCTGCTACTGCTCGGTGGTGCGATCGGCGACCGCTACGGCCGCCGCCGCGCACTGCTTGCCGGGCTGGCCGTCTTCGGCGCCGGATCGGCCGCCGCCATGGCGGTGAGCGACCCGGCCTGGCTGATCGCGATGCGCGCTGTGCTCGGCGTCGGCGCGGCACTGGTCATGCCGGCCACGCTCTCGACGATCACCGGCACGTTCCCGGATACCCAGAAGGCGAGGGCGGTAGGCACCTGGGCGGGCGTGGCCGGCGCCAGCGCGATCCTCGGCCTGTTCGCCTCCGGCCTGCTGCTCGAGGTCTGGTCCTGGCGTGCGGTGTTCGGGCTGAACGTGGCGCTCGCCGCCGTCGCCTTCGTGGCCACGCTGCGAGTGATCCCGGAGTCGGCCGACCCGGACGCCCCGCGACTGGACGTCGGCGGCGCGTTGATCAGCGTGGCCGGCCTCGGGCTGCTGGTCTACTCGATCATCGAGGCGCCGACCGCCGGCTGGACGAGCGCGCGCACAGTGCTCGGCCTGATCGCCGGCGTACTGGTGCTCGCCGGATTCGTGCGCTGGGAGTCGCGGCGTGCCGACCCGCTGTTGGACCCGGCACTGTTCGGCCACCGCGCGTTCGCCGCGGGCACCCTGTCGCTGACCATGCAGTTCTTCGCCTTCTTCGGCTTCATCTTCCTGGTGCTGCAGTACCTGCAGTGGGTGCACCACGACAGCCCGCTGGTGGCCGCGCTGAGCCTGATCCCGATGGCGCTGGCGATGATGCCGTTCGCCCGCATCCTGGCACCGCGGCTGGCCGAGACCGTCGGCGCGAGCCGCGTCGTCCCGGCCGGGCTCGTGCTCGGCGCCACCGGCCTGGTGGTGCTCGCGCAGCTGGACGCGACCAGCGGCTACTGGCTGCTGCTCGCCGGGCTGTTGCCGCTCGGTTCCGGGATGGGGCTGGCCATGACGCCCGCCACGGCCGCCGTCACCGACGCGCTGCCGGTCGACAAGCAGGGTGTCGGGTCGGCGATGAACGACCTGTCCCGCGAACTCGGCGGCGCGCTCGGCATCGCGGTGCTGGGTAGCGTGCTGCAGTCGAACTACCGCGGGGGCCTGGACTTCAGTGCCGGCATGCACGACGCGCTCCTGGCCGGCGCGGGCACCGTGCTCGCGGCCGCGATCGCCGTCGCCGTGCTGCTGCGCCGCCGGTGA
- a CDS encoding TetR/AcrR family transcriptional regulator — translation MNSAPGRGRRAGSPDTRAAVLEAARRRFLADGYQGVSMRSIATEAGVDAALISYFFGSKRGLFAAVMALDANPADVLARALPGELNSLPERVLHALLSTWDDPERSASMRALITAASGDAGVARVLREVVQTEMAGRIAERIGGPDASRRAALSTVVFVGLIFDRYVLRLEPIASMHPDELVARLAPVLRAALRPPLPPQPARSPRSPRPPRPPGPSRPSRPSR, via the coding sequence ATGAATTCTGCGCCGGGGCGCGGCCGCCGGGCGGGAAGCCCGGACACCAGGGCGGCGGTGCTCGAGGCGGCCCGCCGCCGGTTCCTCGCCGACGGCTACCAGGGCGTCAGCATGCGCTCGATCGCCACCGAGGCCGGCGTGGACGCCGCCCTGATCAGCTACTTCTTCGGCTCGAAACGGGGGCTGTTCGCGGCGGTCATGGCGCTGGACGCCAACCCTGCCGACGTGCTGGCCAGAGCACTGCCCGGTGAGCTGAACTCCTTACCGGAACGGGTGTTGCACGCGTTGCTGAGCACCTGGGACGACCCGGAACGCTCGGCGTCGATGCGGGCGCTGATCACCGCGGCATCAGGTGACGCGGGCGTCGCGCGGGTGCTCCGCGAGGTGGTGCAGACGGAGATGGCCGGCCGGATCGCCGAGCGCATCGGTGGGCCGGATGCGAGCCGGCGGGCCGCGCTGTCCACGGTGGTGTTCGTGGGGCTGATCTTCGACCGGTACGTGCTGCGGCTGGAACCGATCGCGTCGATGCATCCTGATGAATTGGTCGCCCGGCTCGCCCCCGTCCTGCGCGCAGCCCTCCGCCCGCCGCTACCTCCCCAGCCCGCCCGGTCACCCCGGTCACCCCGCCCACCCCGCCCACCCGGTCCCTCCCGTCCGTCCCGTCCGTCCCGTTGA